A window of Acropora muricata isolate sample 2 chromosome 3, ASM3666990v1, whole genome shotgun sequence contains these coding sequences:
- the LOC136911136 gene encoding golgin subfamily A member 6-like protein 26 isoform X1, giving the protein MNYRPHLCMNCLHFSMLNGTALRIRNTNFLLSRKLAKYLSSLEEVAFPTLAGKRMAWSSGNSVAYDLILSPKVENARKPHLTPLKGKENKEQLEEKMTAAEMRKKSIDNEKQAKVAVEMERINQVQTKKQLIEEEKSKLVKEKQEQRMYIHIENKEAQIKALLDRLHAKGQHIKEMQIKLQKLSELHAKKLEEKIQHKEAVIKEKLESQRKAQTERWLAREKHAKEILAALQESIEKQSKSTEENLQQKMAATEENRQALIHGLQERLRSRSQKMEQAKQLVEALVEEAKKTWDEKLRQKLEQFEENRKKELRKIVEKVEAHNHDVETLYQHFKIKRESTEARG; this is encoded by the exons ATGAATTATCGTCCTCACCTTTGCATGAATTGCCTTCACTTTAGCATGTTGAATGGAACGGCGCTCAGGATCCGAAACACCAACTTTCTACTATCAAGAAAGTTAGCGAAATATCTGTCATCTCTCGAAGAAGTAGCCTTTCCTACCTTGGCCGGGAAACGAATGGCCTG GTCCTCCGGCAACAGTGTGGCCTACGATTTAATCCTTAGTCCCAAGGTGGAAAATGCGAGAAAACCACATCTTACTCCGCTCAAgggcaaagaaaacaaagaacagCTGGAGGAAAAAATGACAGCAGCTGAAATGAGAAAAAAG AGTATAGACAATGAAAAGCAGGCAAAGGTTGCAGTTGAAATGGAGCGAATAAATCAGGTTCAGACAAAGAAGCAACTTATAGAAGAGGAGAAAAGCAAGTTGGTCAAGGAAAAACAGGAGCAAAGAATGTACATTCATATTGAGAATAAAGAAGCCCAGATCAAGGCTCTTCTTGATCGCCTACATGCAAAAGGTCAGCACatcaaagaaatgcaaataaagTTGCAAAAGTTAAGTGAATTGCATGCCAAAAAGCTGGAAGAAAAGATTCAGCACAAGGAAGCAGTGATCAAAGAGAAGCTGGAATCACAGCGGAAAGCTCAGACCGAGCGATGGCTGGCTCGTGAAAAGCATGCAAAAGAGATTTTGGCTGCACTGCAAGAAAGCATTGAGAAGCAGTCCAAGTCAACTGAAGAAAACTTGCAGCAGAAGATGGCAGCAACTGAGGAAAATCGTCAGGCATTGATCCATGGACTTCAAGAGAGACTTCGATCAAGGTCACAAAAGATGGAACAAGCTAAGCAGCTGGTGGAAGCACTTGTAGAAGAGGCAAAGAAAACGTGGGATGAGAAGCTGAGACAGAAATTGGAGCAATTTGAGGAGAACAGAAAGAAAGAATTAAGAAAGATTGTAGAGAAGGTTGAGGCTCATAACCATGATGTAGAGACACTGTATCAGCATTTCAAGATAAAGAGAGAATCAACTGAAGCACGTGGTTAA
- the LOC136911136 gene encoding golgin subfamily A member 6-like protein 26 isoform X2 — MSAVDQPNYHGRSSGNSVAYDLILSPKVENARKPHLTPLKGKENKEQLEEKMTAAEMRKKSIDNEKQAKVAVEMERINQVQTKKQLIEEEKSKLVKEKQEQRMYIHIENKEAQIKALLDRLHAKGQHIKEMQIKLQKLSELHAKKLEEKIQHKEAVIKEKLESQRKAQTERWLAREKHAKEILAALQESIEKQSKSTEENLQQKMAATEENRQALIHGLQERLRSRSQKMEQAKQLVEALVEEAKKTWDEKLRQKLEQFEENRKKELRKIVEKVEAHNHDVETLYQHFKIKRESTEARG; from the exons ATGTCTGCTGTTGACCAGCCCAATTATCATG GAAGGTCCTCCGGCAACAGTGTGGCCTACGATTTAATCCTTAGTCCCAAGGTGGAAAATGCGAGAAAACCACATCTTACTCCGCTCAAgggcaaagaaaacaaagaacagCTGGAGGAAAAAATGACAGCAGCTGAAATGAGAAAAAAG AGTATAGACAATGAAAAGCAGGCAAAGGTTGCAGTTGAAATGGAGCGAATAAATCAGGTTCAGACAAAGAAGCAACTTATAGAAGAGGAGAAAAGCAAGTTGGTCAAGGAAAAACAGGAGCAAAGAATGTACATTCATATTGAGAATAAAGAAGCCCAGATCAAGGCTCTTCTTGATCGCCTACATGCAAAAGGTCAGCACatcaaagaaatgcaaataaagTTGCAAAAGTTAAGTGAATTGCATGCCAAAAAGCTGGAAGAAAAGATTCAGCACAAGGAAGCAGTGATCAAAGAGAAGCTGGAATCACAGCGGAAAGCTCAGACCGAGCGATGGCTGGCTCGTGAAAAGCATGCAAAAGAGATTTTGGCTGCACTGCAAGAAAGCATTGAGAAGCAGTCCAAGTCAACTGAAGAAAACTTGCAGCAGAAGATGGCAGCAACTGAGGAAAATCGTCAGGCATTGATCCATGGACTTCAAGAGAGACTTCGATCAAGGTCACAAAAGATGGAACAAGCTAAGCAGCTGGTGGAAGCACTTGTAGAAGAGGCAAAGAAAACGTGGGATGAGAAGCTGAGACAGAAATTGGAGCAATTTGAGGAGAACAGAAAGAAAGAATTAAGAAAGATTGTAGAGAAGGTTGAGGCTCATAACCATGATGTAGAGACACTGTATCAGCATTTCAAGATAAAGAGAGAATCAACTGAAGCACGTGGTTAA
- the LOC136911136 gene encoding golgin subfamily A member 6-like protein 26 isoform X3: protein MTAAEMRKKSIDNEKQAKVAVEMERINQVQTKKQLIEEEKSKLVKEKQEQRMYIHIENKEAQIKALLDRLHAKGQHIKEMQIKLQKLSELHAKKLEEKIQHKEAVIKEKLESQRKAQTERWLAREKHAKEILAALQESIEKQSKSTEENLQQKMAATEENRQALIHGLQERLRSRSQKMEQAKQLVEALVEEAKKTWDEKLRQKLEQFEENRKKELRKIVEKVEAHNHDVETLYQHFKIKRESTEARG from the exons ATGACAGCAGCTGAAATGAGAAAAAAG AGTATAGACAATGAAAAGCAGGCAAAGGTTGCAGTTGAAATGGAGCGAATAAATCAGGTTCAGACAAAGAAGCAACTTATAGAAGAGGAGAAAAGCAAGTTGGTCAAGGAAAAACAGGAGCAAAGAATGTACATTCATATTGAGAATAAAGAAGCCCAGATCAAGGCTCTTCTTGATCGCCTACATGCAAAAGGTCAGCACatcaaagaaatgcaaataaagTTGCAAAAGTTAAGTGAATTGCATGCCAAAAAGCTGGAAGAAAAGATTCAGCACAAGGAAGCAGTGATCAAAGAGAAGCTGGAATCACAGCGGAAAGCTCAGACCGAGCGATGGCTGGCTCGTGAAAAGCATGCAAAAGAGATTTTGGCTGCACTGCAAGAAAGCATTGAGAAGCAGTCCAAGTCAACTGAAGAAAACTTGCAGCAGAAGATGGCAGCAACTGAGGAAAATCGTCAGGCATTGATCCATGGACTTCAAGAGAGACTTCGATCAAGGTCACAAAAGATGGAACAAGCTAAGCAGCTGGTGGAAGCACTTGTAGAAGAGGCAAAGAAAACGTGGGATGAGAAGCTGAGACAGAAATTGGAGCAATTTGAGGAGAACAGAAAGAAAGAATTAAGAAAGATTGTAGAGAAGGTTGAGGCTCATAACCATGATGTAGAGACACTGTATCAGCATTTCAAGATAAAGAGAGAATCAACTGAAGCACGTGGTTAA